The following proteins come from a genomic window of Mycolicibacterium rufum:
- a CDS encoding pentapeptide repeat-containing protein → MDDQTDREFDGHDFRDEDLSRLRTERVVFDGCDFSGVDMSESEHVGSAFRNCMFRRTSLWHSTFRHCSFLGSTFVECRMRPLTLVEGDFTLAVLGGADLRKVDLSDCRLREAGLVGADLREAVLARADLTGARVQGARLEKADLRGARADPTFWTTAALRGARIDIEQALAFAAAHGLDIRGG, encoded by the coding sequence GTGGACGATCAGACCGACCGGGAGTTCGACGGCCACGATTTCCGCGACGAGGACCTCAGCCGGCTGCGCACCGAACGCGTGGTGTTCGACGGCTGCGACTTCTCCGGTGTCGACATGTCCGAGTCCGAGCATGTCGGCTCGGCGTTCCGCAACTGCATGTTCCGCCGGACATCGCTGTGGCACAGCACCTTTCGGCATTGCAGCTTTCTCGGGTCGACGTTCGTCGAATGCCGTATGCGGCCGCTGACCCTCGTCGAGGGGGACTTCACGCTGGCGGTGCTCGGGGGCGCCGACCTGCGCAAGGTCGATCTGTCGGACTGCCGGTTGCGCGAAGCCGGCCTGGTCGGCGCCGATCTGCGGGAGGCGGTGCTGGCTCGCGCCGACCTGACCGGCGCGCGGGTGCAGGGCGCGCGGTTGGAGAAGGCCGATCTCCGCGGGGCCCGCGCAGATCCGACGTTCTGGACGACGGCCGCGCTGCGCGGCGCCCGGATCGACATCGAACAGGCACTCGCGTTCGCGGCGGCCCACGGCCTCGACATCCGCGGCGGCTGA
- a CDS encoding GTP-binding protein, translated as MASRHSRTASTKIVVSGGFGAGKTTFVGAVSEIVPLRTEALVTEASEGHDELAATPDKSTTTVAMDFGRISLADDLVLYLFGTPGQRRFWFMWDDLVRGAIGAIILVDVRRLADSFAAVDFFEARKLPFLVAVNEFDGAPRHSLQAVRTALALPEHVPLITVDARSRESAKAALIAVTEYALSRLAATG; from the coding sequence GTGGCCTCAAGGCACTCTAGGACCGCCTCGACCAAGATCGTCGTCTCCGGCGGCTTCGGCGCCGGGAAGACGACCTTCGTCGGCGCGGTGTCGGAGATCGTGCCGCTGCGCACCGAGGCGCTGGTCACCGAGGCGTCGGAGGGGCACGACGAACTCGCCGCCACCCCTGACAAGTCGACGACGACCGTCGCGATGGATTTCGGCCGCATCAGCCTGGCCGACGACCTGGTGCTGTACCTGTTCGGCACGCCGGGGCAGCGCCGGTTCTGGTTCATGTGGGACGACCTGGTCCGCGGCGCGATCGGCGCGATCATCCTCGTCGACGTGCGCCGCCTGGCCGACAGCTTCGCCGCGGTCGACTTCTTCGAGGCCCGCAAGCTGCCGTTCCTGGTCGCGGTCAACGAATTCGACGGCGCGCCACGCCATTCGCTGCAGGCGGTGCGCACGGCGTTGGCGCTGCCCGAACACGTCCCGTTGATCACTGTCGACGCCCGCAGTCGGGAGTCCGCGAAGGCCGCGCTGATCGCCGTCACCGAGTACGCGCTGAGCCGGTTGGCGGCGACCGGCTGA
- a CDS encoding DUF742 domain-containing protein: protein MTDGADPAPRLVRPYTLTAGRTDSRVELPWEAPVGAATPPQPADWPGTDVRAQIVALCVRRPSVAEIAAHLGLPLGVARVLVGDLVMQGYVTVHDTLADATTADERRELIGRTLRGLKAL from the coding sequence GTGACCGACGGCGCGGACCCGGCGCCGCGTCTGGTCCGCCCGTACACCCTGACGGCGGGCCGGACGGATTCCCGCGTCGAGTTGCCGTGGGAGGCGCCGGTCGGGGCGGCGACGCCGCCGCAGCCCGCCGACTGGCCGGGCACCGACGTGCGCGCCCAGATCGTGGCGCTGTGTGTGCGACGGCCCTCGGTCGCCGAGATCGCCGCGCATCTGGGGCTGCCGCTCGGCGTGGCGCGCGTGCTGGTGGGGGACCTGGTGATGCAGGGTTATGTGACCGTGCACGACACCCTGGCCGACGCGACGACGGCCGACGAACGACGCGAGCTGATCGGAAGGACACTGCGTGGCCTCAAGGCACTCTAG
- a CDS encoding serine protease inhibitor — translation MSESLDWLVARFARENPGVSHAILVSADGLLVAASEHMPGERADQLAAVASGLASLSTGAAQLFDGGFVLQSVVEMENGYLLLMRVGDGSNLATLAARTADIGQIGYEMAILVERVGAVVASARRSTL, via the coding sequence GTGAGTGAGTCGCTCGACTGGCTGGTGGCGCGTTTCGCCCGGGAAAACCCGGGGGTGTCACACGCGATCCTGGTGTCGGCCGACGGTCTGCTGGTGGCTGCCAGTGAGCACATGCCGGGGGAGCGTGCCGACCAGCTGGCCGCCGTGGCGTCGGGGCTCGCGAGCCTGTCGACCGGCGCCGCGCAGCTGTTCGACGGCGGCTTCGTGCTGCAGTCGGTGGTCGAGATGGAGAACGGCTACCTGCTGCTGATGAGGGTCGGTGACGGCTCGAACCTCGCGACGCTGGCGGCGCGGACCGCCGACATCGGCCAGATCGGCTACGAGATGGCGATCCTGGTGGAACGGGTGGGCGCGGTGGTCGCCTCGGCGCGGCGCAGCACGCTGTGA
- a CDS encoding sensor histidine kinase: MNDARSPIKRPPRLALSNWPVRAKVLAIVLVPLLLACAFGALRISASATAASDLRGAATRADVVPAVADYMAALEGVLISATDGGDVPAAMTTFGDRGSALRSRLDGADVDDAVRLATNTLLDYGKDLADKTVAGAIDLRTRVMTYAPLLITAETAVTGLVSGDDAAVRSAGDALARAIGARGQMTMQQMLVDRGGDLPEPDLRSSMITLAGTEPSNVSAMGAYLGGSSAPAASLRSEMVKRMSLLSDPAVVLVGNPDLLASQRVTRGIADGIIAETSRSIPATVEGQANAARTAALRDAALVGAAIVIALLVVAVVARSLIRPLRTLRTSALKVAHEDLAREVEQIRADGKTPPVQPIGVHTSEEIGQVAHAVDELHEQAVLLAGEQARLQMQVTDMFETLSRRNRSLVDQQLALIDRLESNEQDPERLDSLFRLDHLAARMRRNGANLMVLAGARIARDQAEPVPVVALVNAAASEVEDYTRIHAESLPDSAVSGAAAGDLMHLLAELFDNALRYSPPATAVRVSAVHTGNGGLVLEVADGGLGMTESDLRVANARLQSGGEVNPYTARHMGLFVVGRLAAEHGLVVRLRSTTSHQPGSGTTVGVYIPAELLVSAAPPQPPPAPEPAVERPVVAAAPVVEAAPEPAPAGLLPQRRPGASGIAEPVPPSPPPRAPEPAARPEPEPARSDVAAFFAPRPVEHPVEQNGQARHARHAKEDSADDDAIYQKMLSEWLVDPHELSHSADLNWESVWDHGWSAAAAAETAPVLDHTVEGLPVRRPGARLVPGAPDEAGNGSGAHAARDPDAVRAGIVNHFGGVHAGRLRAQQERGTPGE, encoded by the coding sequence ATGAACGACGCTCGATCCCCGATCAAGCGGCCGCCGCGGTTGGCGCTGTCCAACTGGCCGGTCCGCGCGAAGGTCCTGGCCATCGTGCTGGTGCCTCTGCTGCTGGCGTGTGCCTTCGGCGCGCTGCGTATCTCCGCCTCCGCCACCGCCGCGAGCGACCTGCGCGGCGCGGCCACCCGCGCCGACGTGGTACCCGCGGTCGCCGACTACATGGCCGCGCTCGAGGGCGTGCTGATCTCGGCCACCGACGGGGGCGACGTCCCGGCGGCGATGACGACGTTCGGTGACCGCGGCTCCGCGCTGCGCAGTCGCCTGGACGGCGCCGACGTCGACGACGCCGTGCGGCTGGCCACCAACACGCTGCTCGACTACGGCAAGGACCTCGCCGACAAGACCGTCGCCGGCGCGATCGACCTGCGCACCCGGGTGATGACCTACGCGCCGCTGCTCATCACCGCCGAGACCGCGGTCACCGGGCTGGTGTCCGGAGACGACGCCGCGGTGCGCTCGGCGGGCGACGCGCTCGCGCGCGCGATCGGCGCCCGCGGCCAGATGACGATGCAGCAGATGCTCGTCGACCGCGGCGGGGATCTGCCCGAACCGGACCTGCGGTCCTCGATGATCACCCTCGCCGGCACCGAGCCGTCCAACGTGTCGGCGATGGGCGCCTATCTGGGCGGCTCCTCGGCCCCCGCCGCATCGCTGCGCTCGGAGATGGTCAAGCGCATGTCGCTGCTGTCCGATCCCGCCGTGGTGCTCGTCGGCAATCCCGACCTGCTGGCCTCGCAGCGCGTCACCCGCGGCATCGCCGACGGCATCATCGCCGAGACGTCCCGCTCGATCCCGGCCACCGTCGAGGGCCAGGCGAACGCCGCGCGCACCGCGGCTCTGCGCGACGCCGCACTCGTCGGCGCCGCCATCGTGATCGCGCTGCTGGTGGTCGCCGTGGTGGCGCGCTCACTGATCCGGCCCCTGCGCACGCTGCGCACCAGCGCGCTGAAAGTGGCGCACGAGGACCTGGCCCGCGAGGTCGAACAGATCCGCGCCGACGGCAAGACCCCGCCCGTGCAGCCCATCGGCGTGCACACCTCCGAGGAGATCGGCCAGGTGGCCCACGCCGTCGACGAACTGCACGAGCAGGCCGTCCTGCTCGCCGGTGAGCAGGCCCGGCTGCAGATGCAGGTCACCGACATGTTCGAGACGCTGTCGCGGCGCAACCGGAGTCTGGTCGATCAGCAACTCGCGCTGATCGACCGGTTGGAGAGCAACGAGCAGGATCCCGAACGGCTGGACAGCCTGTTCCGTCTCGACCACCTCGCGGCCCGAATGCGTCGCAACGGCGCCAACCTGATGGTGCTCGCCGGGGCGCGCATCGCCCGCGACCAGGCCGAGCCCGTGCCGGTCGTGGCGCTGGTCAACGCCGCGGCGTCCGAGGTGGAGGACTACACCCGAATCCACGCCGAGAGCCTGCCCGACAGTGCGGTCAGCGGTGCCGCGGCCGGCGACCTGATGCACCTGCTGGCCGAACTGTTCGACAACGCACTGCGCTACTCGCCGCCGGCGACGGCCGTGCGGGTGTCGGCCGTGCACACCGGCAACGGCGGCCTGGTACTGGAGGTCGCCGACGGCGGCCTGGGCATGACCGAATCCGATCTGCGGGTCGCCAACGCCCGACTGCAGTCCGGCGGTGAGGTGAACCCGTACACCGCACGGCACATGGGGTTGTTCGTGGTGGGCCGGCTCGCCGCGGAGCACGGGCTGGTGGTGCGACTGCGCAGCACCACATCCCATCAGCCCGGCTCCGGGACCACCGTGGGGGTCTACATCCCGGCGGAGCTGCTGGTGTCGGCGGCCCCGCCGCAGCCGCCGCCCGCGCCGGAGCCCGCCGTGGAGCGGCCCGTCGTTGCCGCGGCGCCGGTGGTGGAGGCGGCGCCCGAGCCGGCTCCGGCCGGTCTGCTGCCCCAGCGCCGGCCCGGGGCCAGCGGCATCGCCGAGCCGGTCCCGCCGTCGCCCCCGCCCCGTGCGCCCGAGCCCGCAGCGCGCCCGGAGCCCGAGCCGGCACGGTCCGACGTCGCCGCCTTCTTCGCGCCCCGCCCGGTCGAGCACCCGGTCGAGCAGAATGGGCAGGCCCGCCACGCCCGGCACGCGAAAGAGGACAGCGCCGACGACGACGCGATCTATCAGAAGATGCTCTCGGAATGGCTGGTCGATCCGCACGAGTTGTCGCACAGCGCCGACCTGAACTGGGAGTCGGTCTGGGACCACGGCTGGTCGGCGGCCGCCGCCGCCGAGACGGCGCCGGTGCTCGACCACACCGTCGAGGGGTTGCCGGTGCGTCGCCCCGGCGCGCGGCTGGTGCCGGGCGCACCGGACGAGGCCGGCAACGGGTCCGGGGCGCACGCCGCGCGTGACCCCGACGCCGTGCGCGCCGGCATCGTCAACCACTTCGGTGGGGTGCACGCCGGACGCCTTCGGGCACAACAGGAGCGGGGGACCCCTGGTGAGTGA
- a CDS encoding tRNA (cytidine(34)-2'-O)-methyltransferase, with protein sequence MFRVMFYSPRIAPNTGNAIRMVAGSGCELHLVEPLGFDLSEPKLRRAGLDYHDLASVTVHADLSAAWAALMPARVFAFTAHATASFADIAYRPGDVLMFGPEPTGLDAATLADPHLTKRVRIPMLSGRRSLNLSNAAAVAVYEAWRQHGFAGAV encoded by the coding sequence GTGTTCCGGGTGATGTTCTACTCCCCGCGCATCGCGCCCAACACCGGCAACGCGATCCGCATGGTGGCCGGCTCCGGGTGCGAGCTGCATCTGGTCGAGCCGCTGGGTTTCGACCTGTCCGAGCCCAAGCTGCGCCGCGCCGGGCTGGACTACCACGATCTCGCGTCGGTCACCGTGCATGCCGACCTGTCCGCGGCGTGGGCGGCGCTGATGCCGGCACGGGTCTTCGCGTTCACCGCCCACGCCACCGCGTCGTTCGCCGACATCGCCTATCGGCCCGGCGACGTGCTGATGTTCGGACCGGAGCCGACCGGTCTGGACGCGGCGACGCTGGCGGACCCGCACCTCACCAAGCGGGTGCGGATCCCGATGCTGAGCGGACGCCGCTCACTGAATCTGTCCAACGCCGCCGCCGTGGCCGTCTACGAGGCGTGGCGCCAGCACGGCTTCGCCGGGGCGGTCTGA
- a CDS encoding nitroreductase family protein, with the protein MTSETLNLSADDVLTTTRSVRKRLDFDKPVPREVLMECLDIALQAPTGSNSQGWQWVFVTDPDKKLALAEIYRTNATPYLNQTKPEMGDIRDEQRPRIEDSARYLNDHLEKVPVMLIPCLEGKPHDTVSGASAGFWGSLMPAVWSFMLALRSRGLGSAWTSLHLLGDGERQAAELLGIPFESYSQAGLFPIAYTKGTDFKKAKRLPAEQVTHWDTW; encoded by the coding sequence ATGACCTCCGAGACGCTCAACCTCTCCGCCGATGACGTTCTGACGACGACCCGCTCGGTGCGCAAGCGCCTCGATTTCGACAAGCCGGTACCCCGTGAGGTGCTGATGGAATGCCTCGACATCGCGCTGCAGGCGCCCACGGGGTCGAACAGCCAGGGCTGGCAGTGGGTGTTCGTGACCGATCCCGACAAGAAGCTCGCGCTCGCGGAGATCTACCGGACCAACGCCACGCCCTACCTGAACCAGACCAAGCCGGAGATGGGCGACATCCGCGACGAGCAGCGGCCCCGCATCGAGGACTCGGCCCGCTACCTCAACGACCACCTGGAGAAGGTGCCGGTGATGCTGATCCCGTGCCTGGAAGGCAAGCCGCACGACACGGTGTCGGGTGCCAGCGCGGGCTTCTGGGGATCGCTGATGCCGGCGGTGTGGAGCTTCATGCTGGCGTTGCGCTCCCGCGGGCTCGGGTCGGCGTGGACGTCGCTGCATCTCCTGGGCGACGGTGAGCGCCAGGCCGCGGAGCTGCTGGGCATCCCGTTCGAGTCCTACAGCCAGGCCGGCCTGTTCCCGATCGCCTACACCAAGGGCACCGACTTCAAGAAGGCCAAGCGGCTGCCCGCCGAGCAGGTGACGCACTGGGATACGTGGTGA
- a CDS encoding error-prone DNA polymerase, producing MGWHNGPPGWGEMERVLNSKPRRAGWPIDGQIGDGGDSPAWSRKRGRYHPPDAPTGGSSSTPYAELHTHSAYSFLDGASTPEELVEEAARLGLRALALTDHDGLYGVVRFAEAARELDIATVFGAELSLGGGSRTDDPDPPGPHLLVLARGPEGYRRLSRQLAAAHLAGGEKGVLRYDYDALTEAAGGHWQILTGCRKGHVRQALSSGGPEAAAAALADLVDRFGRDRVTVELTHHGHPHDDERNAALAALAPRFGLGVVATTAAHFAEPSRGRLAMAMGAIRARHSMDEAAGYLAPLGGSHLRSGEEMARMFAHCPEVVGAAAELGEQCAFGLALIAPQLPPFDVPAGHTENSWLRHLVMQGARERYGPPERAPRAYAQIEHELRVIETLNFPGYFLVVHDITRFCRENDILSQGRGSAANSAVCYALKVTNVDPVANDLLFERFLSPARDGPPDIDIDIESDLREKAIQYVYQRYGREYAAQVANVITYRGRSAVRDMARALGFSQGQQDAWSKQLSQWGNLTDVTHVEGIPEQVIELATQISNLPRHMGIHSGGMVICDRPIADVCPVEWARMENRSVLQWDKDDCAAIGLVKFDMLGLGMLSALHYCIDLVAEHKGIEVDLATLDLSEAAVYEMLQRADSVGVFQVESRAQMATLPRLKPRMFYDLVVEVALIRPGPIQGGSVHPYIKRRNGEEAVTYDHPSMESALRKTLGVPLFQEQLMQLAVDCAGFSAAEADQLRRAMGSKRSTEKMRRLRGRFFDGMAEVHGITGEVAQRIYEKLEAFANFGFPESHSLSFASLVFYSSWFKLHHPAAFCAALLRAQPMGFYSPQSLVADARRHGVTVHGPDVNASLAHATLENAGMDVRLGLGSVRHIGDELAERLVEEREAHGPFASLLDLTGRVQLSVPQTEALATAGALGCFGITRREGLWAAGAAAAERPDRLPGVGSSSHVPSLPGMTELELTAADVWATGVSPDRYPTQFLREDLDAMGVVPADRLLSVPDGTRVLVAGAVTHRQRPATAQGVTFVNLEDETGMVNVLCMPAVWARHRRLAQTASALLIRGIVQNATGAVTVVADRMGPLSLRVASKSRDFR from the coding sequence GTGGGTTGGCACAACGGTCCGCCGGGCTGGGGCGAGATGGAGCGCGTCCTCAACAGCAAGCCGCGCCGTGCCGGCTGGCCGATCGACGGTCAGATCGGGGACGGCGGCGACAGCCCGGCCTGGTCACGCAAGCGGGGGCGGTATCACCCGCCCGACGCGCCCACCGGTGGCTCGTCGTCGACGCCGTACGCCGAACTGCACACCCACTCCGCCTACAGCTTCCTCGACGGGGCCAGCACGCCGGAGGAACTCGTCGAGGAGGCGGCACGGCTCGGCCTGCGGGCCCTCGCGCTGACCGACCACGACGGCCTGTACGGGGTGGTCCGGTTCGCCGAGGCGGCCAGGGAACTCGACATCGCCACGGTGTTCGGCGCGGAGCTGTCGCTGGGCGGCGGCAGCCGCACCGACGACCCCGACCCGCCCGGCCCGCATCTGCTGGTGCTCGCACGCGGCCCGGAGGGGTACCGACGGTTGTCGCGGCAACTGGCCGCCGCGCACCTGGCCGGCGGGGAGAAGGGCGTCCTGCGGTACGACTACGACGCACTGACCGAGGCTGCGGGCGGCCACTGGCAGATCCTCACAGGATGCCGCAAAGGCCATGTCCGGCAGGCACTCTCGTCGGGCGGTCCGGAGGCCGCCGCGGCCGCGCTGGCCGACCTGGTCGACCGGTTCGGCCGGGACCGCGTCACCGTCGAACTCACCCACCACGGTCATCCGCACGACGACGAACGCAACGCTGCACTGGCCGCGCTGGCGCCGCGGTTCGGGCTGGGCGTCGTGGCCACCACCGCGGCGCACTTCGCCGAGCCGTCGCGGGGCAGGCTGGCGATGGCGATGGGGGCGATCCGGGCCAGGCATTCGATGGACGAGGCGGCGGGCTACCTTGCGCCGCTGGGGGGTTCGCATCTGCGCTCAGGGGAGGAGATGGCCCGGATGTTCGCCCACTGCCCCGAAGTGGTCGGCGCCGCCGCCGAACTGGGGGAGCAGTGCGCGTTCGGTCTGGCGCTCATCGCGCCGCAGCTGCCGCCCTTCGACGTCCCGGCCGGCCACACCGAGAACAGCTGGCTGCGGCACCTGGTGATGCAGGGTGCCCGGGAGCGGTACGGTCCTCCCGAACGCGCACCCCGCGCGTACGCCCAGATCGAGCACGAGCTGCGGGTCATCGAGACGCTGAACTTCCCGGGCTATTTCCTGGTGGTGCACGACATCACGAGGTTCTGCCGGGAGAACGACATCCTGTCCCAGGGCCGGGGGTCGGCGGCCAACTCGGCGGTCTGCTACGCGCTGAAGGTCACCAACGTCGATCCGGTGGCCAACGACCTGCTCTTCGAGCGGTTCCTGTCCCCGGCCCGCGACGGGCCACCCGACATCGACATCGACATCGAATCGGATCTGCGCGAGAAGGCGATCCAGTACGTCTACCAACGGTACGGCCGCGAGTACGCCGCCCAGGTGGCCAACGTGATCACCTACCGCGGCCGCAGTGCGGTCCGGGACATGGCGCGCGCGCTCGGCTTCTCCCAGGGGCAGCAGGACGCGTGGAGCAAGCAGCTCAGCCAGTGGGGCAACCTGACCGACGTCACCCATGTGGAGGGCATCCCCGAACAGGTCATCGAGCTGGCCACGCAGATCTCGAACCTGCCGCGGCACATGGGCATCCACTCCGGGGGCATGGTGATCTGCGACCGCCCGATCGCCGATGTGTGCCCGGTCGAGTGGGCCCGGATGGAGAACCGCAGCGTCCTGCAGTGGGACAAGGACGATTGCGCGGCCATCGGTTTGGTGAAGTTCGACATGCTGGGGCTGGGCATGCTCTCGGCGCTGCACTACTGCATCGACCTGGTGGCCGAACACAAGGGCATCGAGGTGGATCTGGCGACGCTGGACCTGTCCGAGGCCGCGGTGTACGAGATGCTGCAGCGCGCCGACTCGGTCGGGGTGTTCCAGGTGGAGTCGCGCGCGCAGATGGCCACCCTGCCCCGGTTGAAGCCGCGGATGTTCTACGACCTGGTGGTGGAGGTGGCGCTGATCCGGCCCGGGCCGATCCAGGGCGGATCGGTGCACCCGTACATCAAACGGCGCAACGGTGAGGAGGCGGTCACCTACGACCACCCCTCGATGGAGTCTGCACTGCGGAAGACGTTGGGCGTACCGCTGTTTCAAGAGCAGCTCATGCAGCTGGCGGTGGACTGCGCGGGGTTCTCGGCGGCCGAGGCCGACCAGCTGCGCCGCGCGATGGGTTCCAAACGCTCGACCGAGAAGATGCGCCGGCTGCGCGGCCGGTTCTTCGACGGGATGGCCGAGGTGCACGGCATCACCGGCGAGGTGGCCCAGCGGATCTACGAGAAGCTGGAGGCGTTCGCCAATTTCGGTTTCCCCGAGAGCCATTCGCTGAGCTTCGCCTCGCTGGTGTTCTACTCGTCGTGGTTCAAGCTGCATCACCCCGCGGCGTTCTGCGCGGCGCTGCTGCGCGCGCAGCCGATGGGGTTCTACTCGCCGCAGTCCCTGGTGGCCGACGCCCGCCGCCACGGCGTGACCGTGCACGGTCCCGACGTCAACGCCAGCCTCGCGCACGCCACGCTGGAGAACGCCGGCATGGACGTGCGGCTCGGCCTCGGCAGTGTCCGGCACATCGGCGACGAGCTGGCCGAGCGGCTGGTCGAGGAGCGAGAAGCGCACGGTCCGTTCGCTTCTCTGCTGGACCTGACCGGGCGGGTGCAGCTGTCGGTGCCGCAGACCGAGGCACTGGCCACCGCCGGCGCTCTGGGGTGCTTCGGGATCACCCGGCGCGAGGGGCTGTGGGCGGCGGGCGCCGCGGCCGCCGAGCGTCCCGACCGGTTGCCCGGGGTCGGATCGTCCTCGCACGTCCCGTCGCTGCCGGGGATGACCGAGCTGGAGCTGACCGCTGCCGACGTGTGGGCCACCGGGGTGTCGCCCGATCGCTATCCGACGCAGTTCCTGCGGGAGGACCTCGACGCGATGGGAGTGGTGCCGGCCGATCGGCTGCTGTCGGTGCCCGACGGCACCCGGGTGCTGGTCGCCGGGGCGGTGACGCACCGGCAGCGCCCGGCGACCGCGCAGGGGGTGACGTTCGTCAACCTCGAGGACGAGACCGGGATGGTCAACGTGCTGTGCATGCCGGCGGTGTGGGCGCGGCACCGCCGGTTGGCGCAGACCGCCTCGGCGCTGTTGATCCGCGGCATCGTGCAGAACGCCACCGGCGCGGTGACCGTCGTCGCCGACCGGATGGGTCCGCTGAGTCTGCGGGTGGCCTCGAAGTCTCGCGACTTCCGCTGA
- a CDS encoding GGDEF domain-containing protein: MFDALRSSSAAAIGPALWRSDQYYWFTAVLAARGMQTATCRLVAVCIAALGLIPVGLLASPTGPRGTVGRTAAVVIAVACLGLAALWLRDHWPSRVQSLLCVLVGSIAIGVSALIQTSPMVGLTGAASYAVLTAFVVCFHAQRLLVLTWTMAVLALGVLIVRLAATDLALAICAAGMIVLLNVFVAFACRAMILLIQPDTHHGDIEQLTGLLHRDAFYQAVATLLASRSRSADKYLVVVAVNIDSFSLLLGLSGPSGGNRARVTVGQALRETVRHNAIVAHVSDDDFLIADSFTTADASPLVERIRGAIASTPQRLTASIGVVCTPLPPLAAEPPDEVLDKLIAIATQAIEQARMAGGNQVRYVLRPSLDEDPDGNGDDHRPDTGKSA, from the coding sequence ATGTTTGACGCTTTGCGGAGTTCGTCCGCCGCGGCGATCGGCCCTGCACTGTGGCGCTCGGATCAGTACTACTGGTTTACTGCCGTGCTCGCCGCGCGCGGCATGCAGACGGCGACGTGCCGACTGGTCGCGGTGTGCATCGCGGCGCTCGGGCTGATCCCGGTGGGGCTGCTGGCGAGCCCGACGGGTCCCCGCGGCACGGTGGGCAGGACCGCCGCCGTGGTGATCGCGGTGGCCTGCCTCGGGCTGGCGGCACTGTGGCTGCGCGATCACTGGCCGAGCCGGGTGCAGTCGCTGCTGTGTGTGCTCGTCGGCTCGATCGCCATCGGGGTGTCGGCCCTGATCCAGACCAGTCCGATGGTCGGGCTCACAGGCGCGGCGAGCTATGCCGTGCTGACCGCGTTCGTGGTGTGCTTCCATGCCCAGCGTTTGCTGGTGCTGACCTGGACGATGGCCGTCCTCGCCCTCGGCGTGCTCATCGTCCGGCTCGCTGCGACGGATCTGGCGCTGGCGATCTGCGCGGCCGGCATGATCGTTCTTCTGAACGTGTTCGTCGCGTTCGCCTGCCGGGCGATGATCCTGCTGATCCAGCCCGACACCCACCACGGCGACATCGAACAGCTCACCGGCCTGCTGCACCGGGACGCGTTCTATCAGGCGGTGGCCACGCTGCTCGCCTCGCGGAGCCGCAGCGCCGACAAGTACCTCGTGGTCGTCGCGGTGAACATCGACAGTTTCTCGCTGCTGCTGGGGCTGTCCGGGCCGAGCGGGGGCAACCGTGCGCGGGTGACGGTCGGGCAGGCGCTGCGCGAGACCGTCCGGCACAACGCGATCGTCGCGCACGTCTCCGACGACGACTTCCTGATCGCCGACAGCTTCACCACCGCCGACGCGTCGCCGCTGGTGGAGCGGATCCGCGGCGCGATCGCCTCGACGCCGCAGCGGCTCACCGCCAGCATCGGGGTGGTGTGCACGCCGCTGCCGCCGCTGGCCGCCGAGCCGCCCGACGAGGTGCTCGACAAGTTGATCGCGATCGCCACCCAGGCCATCGAGCAGGCCCGGATGGCGGGCGGCAACCAGGTCCGCTACGTGCTGCGGCCGAGCCTCGACGAGGACCCGGACGGCAACGGCGACGACCACCGCCCGGACACCGGGAAGAGCGCCTGA
- a CDS encoding MaoC family dehydratase, with translation MPIDPNAVGVTTAPQTFRWKDRDTLLYALGVGAGTADLAFATENSHDIAQQVLPTYAVIACSPFAAAGSIGSFDFSRLLHGSQSIRLLAPLPAAGALSVVSEVADIQDKGEGKNAIVMLKATGSDPDTGTAVAETLTTLVIRGEGGFGGQPGQRPVAPQIPDREPDATVTLPTREDQALIYRLSGDRNPLHSDPWFAALAGFPKPILHGLCTYGVAGRALVAALGGGDATRITAIAARFTSPVFPGDTLSTSVWRLGSGQAVFRTEAAGPDGSDARLVLEDGAAEFAE, from the coding sequence ATGCCGATCGATCCGAACGCCGTTGGCGTCACCACTGCACCGCAGACCTTCCGCTGGAAGGACCGCGACACCCTGCTCTACGCGCTCGGGGTCGGGGCGGGCACCGCCGACCTCGCCTTCGCCACCGAGAACAGTCACGACATCGCCCAGCAGGTGCTGCCCACCTACGCCGTCATCGCCTGCTCGCCGTTCGCGGCAGCAGGCAGCATCGGATCGTTCGATTTCAGCCGGCTGCTGCACGGGTCGCAGAGCATCCGGCTGTTGGCGCCGCTGCCGGCCGCGGGAGCGCTGAGCGTCGTCAGCGAGGTCGCCGACATCCAGGACAAGGGTGAGGGCAAGAACGCGATCGTCATGCTCAAGGCCACGGGCAGCGACCCGGACACCGGCACCGCGGTCGCCGAGACGCTGACCACTTTGGTGATCCGTGGCGAAGGTGGCTTCGGCGGGCAACCGGGCCAGCGGCCGGTCGCCCCGCAGATCCCGGACCGGGAGCCCGACGCGACCGTCACGCTGCCCACCCGGGAGGACCAGGCGCTGATCTACCGGCTCTCCGGCGACCGTAACCCGCTGCACAGCGACCCGTGGTTCGCTGCGCTGGCCGGCTTCCCGAAGCCGATCCTGCACGGGTTGTGCACCTACGGCGTGGCCGGCCGGGCGTTGGTGGCCGCGCTGGGCGGCGGCGACGCCACCCGGATCACCGCGATCGCGGCCCGGTTCACCTCTCCGGTGTTCCCCGGCGACACGCTGTCGACGTCTGTCTGGCGGCTGGGATCCGGCCAGGCGGTGTTCCGCACTGAGGCGGCCGGCCCGGACGGATCGGATGCTCGCCTGGTGCTCGAGGACGGGGCCGCCGAGTTCGCCGAATGA